A genomic segment from Montipora foliosa isolate CH-2021 chromosome 9, ASM3666993v2, whole genome shotgun sequence encodes:
- the LOC137970243 gene encoding uncharacterized protein → MDCKLFPLAKASVFDQEISCKILVSSQRLFDNIEALLVRDKRDCLSKQLGGLLTRNATIYQVRSEFQGKIQQKLNKIVCVRELREMANCNNVEENFTRNSSLGEEMKTALTLTNKSDHSHCDGSTKDGVHSKALLRSVRRREASSPTHSSGETLSDKEKKLPAIKFSSEEIDCKGDALPGNGWWNEQDSSVSESECDESSDIEAKTDEFAQSLMMCQSHGRHLTSSCGNDLAETLNDCCNLGNGQRQASFSCKSDVFDVFQLTSAKTCATEITRNDKSCQAHSEEKPSFFRRSNAVQGPDSDQIKFDDELPISLTCEELLRYDAQRTSRVSRNKVQELGNINYEVHWRGNDETKSCARRLESNKVFPTMTMNKINKKTAEKTVKTVERYSRNVNSPVKLKLKNRSKCSAKFNGQVEISSNDERMLPTTLHLTADASYSIMSPYMASVVWSVMEDEKV, encoded by the coding sequence ATGGATTGCAAATTATTTCCTCTAGCGAAGGCCAGCGTTTTTGACCAAGAAATTTCGTGTAAGATTCTAGTTTCATCGCAACGACTTTTTGATAATATTGAAGCACTTCTTGTGAGAGATAAAAGAGATTGTCTATCAAAGCAACTTGGAGGCTTGCTTACAAGAAACGCAACAATATATCAAGTTAGGTCAGAATTTCAAGGAAAAATCCAGCAGAAGCTAAACAAAATTGTTTGCGTTCGAGAACTTCGAGAGATGGCCAATTGCAATAATGTTGAAGAAAACTTTACCAGAAACTCTTCTCTTGGCGAAGAGATGAAAACAGCACTTACACTAACAAACAAATCAGATCATTCCCACTGCGATGGATCTACGAAGGATGGGGTTCATTCTAAAGCACTGCTTCGCAGTGTTCGCAGGAGAGAAGCTTCAAGTCCGACTCATTCGTCTGGGGAAACATTAagtgacaaagaaaaaaagctACCAGCGATTAAGTTTAGTTCAGAGGAGATAGATTGTAAAGGGGACGCGTTGCCTGGCAACGGATGGTGGAACGAGCAGGATTCCAGTGTTTCTGAAAGTGAATGTGATGAAAGTTCGGATATTGAGGCAAAGACTGATGAATTTGCTCAATCTTTGATGATGTGTCAAAGTCATGGACGACACCTAACCTCGTCATGTGGTAACGATTTAGCAGAAACGTTAAATGATTGTTGTAATTTGGGGAATGGACAGCGACAGGCGAGCTTTTCTTGTAAAAGCGATGTGTTCGACGTTTTCCAGCTGACGAGCGCGAAAACTTGTGCAACAGAAATAACGCGAAATGATAAAAGTTGCCAAGCGCACTCTGAGGAAAAACCCTCTTTTTTTCGGCGTTCGAATGCAGTGCAAGGACCCGACTCTGATCAGATAAAATTTGACGATGAATTACCGATAAGTCTAACCTGCGAAGAACTGCTCCGATATGACGCTCAAAGGACAAGCCGAGTCAGTCGCAATAAAGTACAAGAACTGGGCAATATAAATTACGAGGTCCATTGGCGCGGAAATGACGAAACTAAGAGTTGTGCAAGAAGGCTTGAAAGTAACAAAGTGTTTCCCACAATGACTATGAACaagataaacaaaaaaacagcggAAAAGACTGTAAAGACCGTTGAAAGATACTCAAGGAATGTGAACTCTCCAGTTAAATTAAAACTTAAGAACAGAAGCAAATGCTCAGCCAAATTTAATGGTCAAGTAGAAATTAGCAGCAATGATGAGAGAATGTTACCTACCACTCTCCACTTGACAGCGGATGCTTCATATTCCATTATGTCTCCATATATGGCGAGCGTAGTTTGGTCAGTTATGGAGGACGAGAAAGTATGA
- the LOC137969457 gene encoding X-ray repair cross-complementing protein 6-like translates to MSDWSSTFWASTAGLFDEEDGGDNFDPDQQTRWENKDSLILVIDCSKEMFQRTRGEIPFQLCIKCAVSVLKNKIISSDKDLIGLVFFGTDKSQNSSDFKQVLDVYQELDFPDAQRILDLEKFLEDDSCDDFETKFGHNTGYSLNDVLWTCSNMFAKSSQKIGHKRVMLFTNNDSPHADDSALQRQAKTKSRDLAEIGIEIDLMHIQPPGRAFDSSIFYQDVIQLDEDECGILPDPAEKFEELLYRVHRKEYKKRAITTLPLTLADGIELGVSVYNLCRPATKSSYVNLDSHSNEEIKTHTKYICKDTGRELMPTDIKLYQMFGGEKVIFEKEEVDAMKTLGDPGLLLMGFKPKSSVKSYYHIRPAQFLYPSEKSVSGSTTLFSALLTRCIARDVVPICRLIPRRNAAPRFVALLPQEEELDEHKTQVCPPGFHVIFLPFTDDLRRLKYEQTPKATEEQVTKAKEVIKKLTLGFESSQFENPSLQKHYKNLEALALDRDEPEDVTDHTEPNVEGIDRKAGDAIKEFKDVVFPDNYDPSKKLTATKRKAGAAEGGSAKKSKASSDVEIVMREEAQKGRLAKLTVPVLKDFVKQAGIKCGTKKADLVEAIKDHFGV, encoded by the exons ATGTCGGACTGGTCGTCGACTTTCTGGGCAAGCACTGCTGGCTTGTTTGACGAGGAAGACGGCGGGGACAATTTTGATCCAGATCAACAA ACTCGTTGGGAGAACAAGGATAGCCTCATCTTGGTCATTGACTGCTCCAAGGAAATGTTTCAGCGGACGAGAGGAGAAATTCCGTTTCAACTGTGCATCAAG TGTGCTGTTAGTGTGCTCAAGAACAAAATTATTAGCAGTGACAAAGATTTGATCGGTCTGGTTTTCTTTGGAACT gaCAAAAGCCAAAACTCAAGTGATTTCAAGCAAGTTTTGGATGTATATCAG GAGTTAGATTTTCCCGATGCCCAGCGTATTCTGGATCTTGAGAAGTTTCTTGAAG ATGATAGTTGTGATGATTTTGAAACCAAATTTGGACACAATACTGGATATTCATTAAATGATGTGCTCTGGACATGTTCTAACATGTTTGCTAAGAG TTCTCAGAAGATTGGACACAAGCGAGTTATGCTATTCACGAACAATGATAGTCCACATGCAGATGATTCTGCCCTTCAA AGACAAGCTAAGACAAAATCCAGG gaTCTTGCTGAGATCGGCATTGAAATAGATTTGATGCATATCCAGCCTCCTGGTCGTGCTTTTGATTCAAGCATTTTCTATCAG GATGTTATTCAGCTTGACGAAGATGAGTGTGGAATTTTGCCTGATCCTGCAGAAAAGTTTGAAGAGCTACTCTACAG GGTGCACAGGAAAGAGTACAAGAAGAGGGCTATTACAACTCTTCCACTGACATTAGCTGATGGCATTGAATTGGGAGTTTCTGT ATATAATCTCTGCAGACCTGCAACAAAATCTAGTTATGTTAACTTAGATAGTCACTCAAATGAGGAAATTAAAACTCACACGAAATACATTTGTAAG GATACTGGCAGAGAACTGATGCCAACAGATATCAAACTTTATCAAATGTTTGGTGGGGAAAAG GTCATCTTTGAAAAGGAAGAAGTTGATGCGATGAAAACGTTGGGTGACCCAG GACTTCTTTTGATGGGATTTAAACCCAAATCATCCGTGAAGAGTTATTATCACATCAGACCTGCACAGTTCTTATATCCCAGTGAAAAG AGTGTATCTGGAAGTACCACATTGTTCTCCGCACTTCTTACCCGATGTATTGCCAGAGATGTGGTGCCAATATGCCGTCTTATTCCACGAAGAAATGCTGCGCCAAGATTTGTAGCCTTGCTCCCACAG GAAGAAGAGTTAGATGAGCACAAAACCCAAGTTTGTCCTCCTGGATTCCATGTCATATTTCTTCCATTTACAGATGATCTCAGGAGACTAAAATACGAACAAACACCCAAAG CTACAGAAGAGCAGGTGACCAAAGCCAAAGAAGTCATCAAGAAGCTTACCCTTGGATTTGAAAGCTCACAATTTGAAAATCCTT ccctgcaaaaacattACAAGAACCTTGAGGCCCTGGCTTTGGACCGGGATGAACCCGAAGATGTCACTGATCACACAG AGCCAAATGTAGAGGGAATTGATCGTAAAGCTGGTGACGCTATAAAGGAGTTTAAGGATGTTGTTTTTCCTGATAATTATGATCCTTCAAAAAAACTCACTGCTACAAAGAGGAAG GCTGGAGCTGCAGAAGGAGGTTCAGCCAAGAAGAGCAAAGCAAGCAGTGATGTTGAAATTGTCATGAGGGAAGAAGCACAAAAAGGCAGG cttgccAAGCTGACCGTTCCTGTGTTGAAGGATTTTGTCAAGCAAGCTGGTATCAAATGTGGAACTAAGAAAGCTGATTTAGTTGAAGCAATCAAGGACCATTTTGGGGTGTGA